A single Verrucomicrobiia bacterium DNA region contains:
- a CDS encoding NADH-quinone oxidoreductase subunit M has translation MLAWTIYISFLGVLVLMLLPKGHAAAARWVALAAASAGWLVGLVGYAQFQAGEILTITKHSWVPSLGLEYHLAADGVSLTLVLLTGLAALGGVLFSWNLTSRTKEFFAFYFTLIGGVYGVFLSFDLFLLFVFYEIAIVPKYFLIAIWGSTRREYAAMKLVLYSFLGSALVLIGLIALYVVAGTHTMNVLELARHPFPHQFQIWAFPLVFVGFAILAGLWPFHTWAPTGHVAAPTGASMLLAGVVMKLGAYGCLRVAMTLFPEGLAAWKLWIAVLAVIGIVYGAMVALVQKDFKFVIGYSSVSHMGFVLLGLVTLNTIGLSGAVLQMFSHGILAGLLFAVVGRMVYDRTHTRELTTLAGLRLSRVMPFAATTFVIAGVASMGLPGFSGFVAELQVIIGAWQLYPTLVIIVGVGILMGVAYTWRAMQKAFFGEAEARSSNSSHSSEAKIGDGVEAVPPISIPERIGAVLLIGASLVVGLYPKVLLRVIVPSFDSPLFDWLRKGGGL, from the coding sequence ATGTTAGCCTGGACTATTTACATTTCATTCCTTGGCGTGCTGGTGCTGATGCTCCTGCCGAAAGGCCACGCCGCGGCGGCACGTTGGGTCGCTCTGGCGGCGGCCAGCGCGGGGTGGTTGGTGGGTCTGGTGGGTTACGCACAGTTCCAGGCTGGTGAAATTTTAACCATCACCAAACATTCGTGGGTGCCGTCCTTGGGATTGGAATATCATCTCGCGGCGGATGGCGTGAGTTTGACGTTGGTGTTGCTCACCGGATTAGCCGCGCTCGGCGGCGTGCTTTTCTCGTGGAATCTGACCTCGCGCACCAAGGAATTTTTTGCCTTCTACTTCACGCTCATCGGCGGGGTATATGGCGTGTTCCTGAGTTTCGATTTGTTCCTGTTGTTCGTCTTCTACGAAATCGCGATCGTGCCAAAATATTTTCTGATCGCCATCTGGGGTTCGACCCGGCGCGAATATGCCGCGATGAAGCTGGTGCTTTACTCGTTCTTGGGCAGCGCGCTCGTGTTGATCGGGTTGATTGCGCTCTACGTCGTGGCCGGGACGCACACCATGAACGTGTTGGAACTGGCCCGGCATCCGTTCCCGCACCAATTCCAAATCTGGGCGTTTCCCTTGGTCTTTGTGGGGTTTGCCATTCTGGCCGGTCTGTGGCCGTTTCACACATGGGCGCCAACGGGTCACGTGGCCGCGCCGACCGGAGCTTCCATGTTGCTGGCCGGGGTGGTAATGAAACTCGGCGCTTACGGTTGTTTGCGCGTGGCGATGACGTTGTTCCCGGAAGGGTTGGCAGCGTGGAAACTATGGATCGCGGTGCTGGCGGTCATCGGCATCGTGTATGGCGCGATGGTGGCGTTGGTGCAGAAGGATTTCAAATTCGTCATCGGTTATTCCAGCGTGAGTCACATGGGTTTTGTGTTACTCGGGCTGGTGACGCTGAACACCATCGGCTTGAGCGGCGCGGTGTTGCAGATGTTCTCGCACGGCATCCTGGCGGGGCTGCTCTTCGCGGTGGTGGGGCGGATGGTGTATGACCGAACGCACACGCGGGAGTTGACGACGTTGGCAGGCCTGCGCTTGAGCCGGGTGATGCCCTTTGCCGCCACGACCTTTGTCATTGCGGGCGTGGCCTCGATGGGCCTGCCGGGGTTCAGTGGTTTTGTGGCGGAATTGCAGGTGATCATCGGCGCGTGGCAATTGTATCCGACCTTGGTAATCATTGTCGGCGTGGGGATTTTGATGGGCGTGGCCTACACCTGGCGGGCGATGCAGAAAGCGTTTTTTGGCGAGGCGGAAGCGCGGAGTTCCAACTCGTCCCATTCCTCCGAGGCCAAAATCGGCGACGGAGTGGAGGCCGTCCCTCCGATTTCAATCCCGGAACGCATTGGCGCGGTGCTGCTGATTGGCGCGTCGTTGGTGGTGGGATTATATCCGAAAGTGTTGCTTCG
- the tnpA gene encoding IS200/IS605 family transposase has product MNEQNNKALKGRDNVSQSLANILVHAIWSVKERRPLITEDVRAGLHAYMAGILKKIESPALIINSVADHVHVLCQLSKNLAACKLIEEVKKSSSKWMKTQGVSQFAWQSGYGAFSVSQSNVPSVRNYIENQATHHQRCDFKSEFRAFCERYGVTIDEHYVWD; this is encoded by the coding sequence ATGAATGAACAAAACAATAAAGCCCTGAAGGGGCGAGACAACGTGTCGCAATCATTGGCCAATATTTTGGTTCATGCCATTTGGAGCGTGAAGGAACGTCGTCCGTTGATTACAGAGGATGTCCGGGCTGGATTGCATGCGTACATGGCGGGCATTTTGAAAAAAATCGAATCGCCGGCGTTGATCATTAATTCCGTGGCGGATCATGTGCATGTCCTTTGCCAGCTTTCCAAGAACCTCGCCGCCTGCAAGCTAATCGAAGAGGTGAAGAAGAGTTCGAGCAAGTGGATGAAGACACAGGGAGTTTCGCAGTTTGCGTGGCAGAGCGGCTACGGAGCTTTTTCGGTGAGCCAATCAAACGTGCCTTCGGTTCGCAACTATATCGAGAATCAGGCGACACACCACCAGCGGTGCGATTTCAAATCGGAGTTCCGCGCGTTTTGCGAACGATACGGTGTGACCATTGACGAACATTATGTGTGGGATTGA
- a CDS encoding HEAT repeat domain-containing protein has protein sequence MDANHSQFGFGQKWKWFCFSSLLLLLLLYLGGIAFRSPKEPEFAGKSLSDWLAELDTGRMEIIDFRAVLDPQAAEAIRQIGQPAVPFLIEFVKSGYSAISTYYALDSLPVKLPLRVVEQRLDHRMSLARQAVLGFRVLGTNSAEAVPDLASLLAAKNEQSALQVWEALSATGPASLNVISNGLRSSSYFDPGHAAIAAGFLGRDAEPLAPLLVSMLNDPKHDRVRPFVLRALGRIGEPRDTVLPVLQQALADTNNTIVGNAAIGLMLLGDAGRVALPQIQQCWVGENEKANLFSLLAYIVLSTNDSQIVQEIDQTRSKLGVKETWEAALASASHTPTEVLAQVRTGWTNASPSDRRDLFEMLRAILPIEENK, from the coding sequence ATGGACGCGAATCACTCCCAATTTGGATTCGGTCAGAAGTGGAAATGGTTCTGCTTTTCGAGCCTGCTGTTGCTTTTGCTGCTTTACTTGGGAGGGATTGCATTCCGCAGTCCGAAGGAGCCAGAATTCGCCGGGAAGTCATTGTCTGATTGGTTGGCCGAGCTCGATACAGGGAGGATGGAGATTATTGATTTTCGCGCAGTTTTAGACCCGCAAGCGGCGGAAGCCATTCGGCAAATTGGCCAGCCAGCAGTGCCGTTCCTGATTGAGTTTGTTAAATCAGGATACAGCGCCATCTCCACGTATTACGCACTTGATAGCTTGCCGGTCAAATTACCGCTTCGAGTGGTGGAGCAACGGCTGGACCATCGGATGAGCCTAGCGAGACAGGCGGTGCTGGGATTTCGAGTGTTGGGGACAAACAGTGCGGAGGCAGTCCCGGATTTGGCATCCCTACTCGCGGCTAAGAATGAACAGTCCGCACTGCAAGTCTGGGAGGCGCTAAGTGCCACCGGGCCAGCCTCGCTGAATGTGATTAGTAATGGACTCAGGAGTTCAAGCTATTTTGATCCTGGGCACGCTGCGATTGCTGCGGGGTTTCTGGGTCGTGATGCCGAGCCACTTGCGCCGCTGCTCGTTTCAATGTTGAACGACCCGAAGCACGACCGGGTTCGCCCCTTCGTTTTGCGAGCATTAGGGCGCATAGGTGAACCTCGCGACACGGTTTTACCAGTACTCCAGCAGGCGCTGGCAGACACAAATAATACGATTGTTGGTAATGCCGCGATTGGCCTGATGCTGTTGGGAGATGCCGGTCGCGTTGCTTTGCCCCAAATCCAGCAGTGTTGGGTGGGTGAAAATGAAAAGGCCAATTTGTTTTCGCTACTCGCCTACATTGTGCTGTCCACGAATGACAGTCAGATCGTTCAAGAGATTGATCAAACCCGATCGAAGTTGGGAGTGAAGGAGACATGGGAGGCGGCACTGGCGTCTGCATCGCATACACCTACGGAAGTATTGGCTCAAGTCAGAACGGGATGGACGAATGCGAGTCCATCAGATCGCCGGGATCTCTTCGAAATGTTAAGAGCAATTTTGCCGATCGAAGAAAACAAATGA
- a CDS encoding NADH-quinone oxidoreductase subunit M — MNQFPILTIITLLPLVTGIVVASLGARRELARRLALVSTLFSLSLALALWKAFNAASGELQFVEQHEWIAALGVNYLVGVDGLGLLMVLLTSLVVPMALLASDQGRPAWRRSGECASGTPPSLYYALVLFLQAGLMGTFTALNFFHWFIFWELSLIPAFFLMRLWGGLGRVAAANQFFLYTMAGSVALLLAFLAIYLATGKFDFPALAELGHSGALATVLSEKLGWFNLTANQLVLVILGGVLLGFAVKVPLMPFHTWLPTAYAEAPCGVTILLTGLMSKMGVYGLLRIFLPIFSRQLGEPRVQNLLLALAVVTIVFSACAAFAQRDLKRIFAYSSINHLGYCLLAIFAVAKFTNTPEFATEKAAALNGVFLQMFNHGFTAATLFWCVGLIEQRSGGVRGLNDFGGLRKVAPIFCGLMGIAMFSSLGLPGLNSFVGEFLIFKGVFPLAPWAAGIAVLGLLVTAIFILTILQRVFHGPVNDKWLKFPDLTPREIGMLAIPITLMFVLGLWPQLILGVVNSTAVQMVEQLKF, encoded by the coding sequence ATGAACCAATTCCCCATTCTCACCATCATCACGTTGCTGCCGCTCGTGACGGGAATTGTCGTTGCCAGTCTGGGAGCGCGTCGGGAATTGGCCCGCAGACTCGCGCTGGTTTCCACTTTGTTTTCGCTCAGCCTGGCCCTGGCTTTATGGAAGGCTTTCAATGCGGCTTCGGGCGAACTTCAATTCGTGGAGCAACACGAATGGATTGCGGCGCTTGGAGTAAACTACTTGGTCGGCGTGGATGGACTTGGTTTGTTGATGGTGTTGCTCACGAGCCTGGTGGTGCCGATGGCGTTGTTGGCGTCGGATCAAGGGAGACCGGCATGGCGCCGGTCCGGTGAGTGCGCCAGCGGGACGCCGCCCTCACTTTATTACGCGCTGGTTTTGTTCCTGCAGGCCGGACTCATGGGCACGTTCACGGCGCTGAATTTTTTCCACTGGTTCATCTTCTGGGAGCTGAGTCTGATCCCGGCGTTTTTTCTGATGCGACTCTGGGGTGGATTGGGCCGGGTCGCCGCCGCGAATCAATTCTTTCTCTACACCATGGCGGGCAGCGTGGCGCTGTTGCTCGCCTTTCTGGCCATCTATCTGGCCACCGGCAAATTCGATTTTCCGGCGCTTGCCGAATTGGGGCACAGCGGCGCGCTGGCGACGGTGTTATCCGAAAAACTTGGCTGGTTCAACCTCACGGCGAATCAACTCGTCTTGGTGATTCTGGGCGGCGTGCTGCTGGGTTTTGCCGTGAAAGTGCCGCTCATGCCGTTTCACACCTGGTTGCCCACGGCCTACGCGGAAGCTCCCTGTGGCGTGACGATATTGCTGACCGGATTAATGTCCAAGATGGGCGTCTATGGCTTGCTTCGGATTTTTCTGCCGATCTTTAGTCGGCAACTCGGCGAGCCGCGCGTGCAAAATCTTCTGCTCGCGCTGGCGGTCGTCACGATTGTTTTCTCCGCGTGCGCCGCCTTCGCGCAACGCGACCTGAAACGCATCTTTGCCTATTCGTCCATCAACCACCTGGGCTATTGTCTGCTGGCCATTTTTGCGGTGGCCAAATTCACCAACACCCCCGAGTTCGCCACGGAGAAAGCGGCGGCGCTCAACGGCGTATTCCTGCAAATGTTCAATCACGGTTTCACGGCGGCGACGCTGTTTTGGTGCGTGGGCCTGATCGAACAACGCAGCGGCGGCGTGCGCGGATTGAATGACTTCGGCGGGTTGCGTAAAGTCGCGCCGATCTTTTGCGGATTGATGGGCATCGCGATGTTTTCGTCGCTTGGCCTGCCGGGGCTGAACAGCTTTGTGGGGGAATTTCTGATTTTCAAAGGCGTGTTTCCGCTCGCGCCTTGGGCGGCGGGAATTGCGGTGCTGGGATTGCTGGTCACAGCGATTTTCATTCTCACGATTCTCCAGCGCGTGTTTCACGGTCCGGTGAATGACAAATGGTTGAAGTTCCCGGACCTGACCCCGCGTGAGATCGGAATGTTGGCGATCCCGATTACGCTGATGTTTGTGCTGGGATTGTGGCCGCAATTGATCTTGGGCGTGGTCAATAGCACCGCCGTGCAAATGGTGGAGCAATTGAAGTTTTGA
- the nuoL gene encoding NADH-quinone oxidoreductase subunit L, whose product MAWIVKNLWLIPALPFLAAGLNALLPQRRRQTAATLAISSMVGAFLLSLCAFAFALCGGDAPVAAIPHFASATGASPPHFYNFTWLQFAAGDAGLLRLGWVLDPLAAVMLVMVSFVGLLIFIYSVGYMADDENYTRFFCFMSLFAGAMLGVVLANSLLLLFICWELVGLTSYLLIGFWYQKPSAAAAGKKAFITTRIGDVALLLGMVWLYHESGTLLFYDDGAGCLETTALSKLVAQSTLAGMAVSTAIGLLIFVGAMGKSGQFPLHVWLPDAMEGPTPVSALIHAATMVAAGVFLVARTYPIFESTAQGLLGDSALPPISVALQVVTWIGAITAFFAATIAVAQNDIKRILAYSTVSQLGYMMIGLGVGGVAVGMFHLITHAFFKALLFMGAGSVIHGCHGEQDIRKMGEVRRFMPLTFFTYAVGMMALAGVPFFFAGFWSKDAILHAAHGWSLSAGPFYLALAGVVLTAFYMTRQMALVFWGQYRGYPAREVTPSKTPELVRLRAEHEPHESSGAMTLPLLVLAICVVALGAIGTPWWPWLQSFLGADAAEGFTREVAQLMVVSTLAVFVGVGFGLAFYGYVQRKTAAEPDLLEKALPLGMYEWFAKKYGIDELYELTVIRFNAWAAKACAFLDQWVWGGVVTGISYVALALSWVSRAIDEFVINLGFDRSCAGLTRGGKWMSRWQDGQVQHYLRIIGVGLVALVLFLVWGGAR is encoded by the coding sequence ATGGCCTGGATTGTCAAAAACCTCTGGCTGATTCCTGCGCTGCCATTTTTGGCGGCGGGACTGAACGCGTTATTGCCGCAACGCCGCCGTCAGACCGCAGCGACTCTGGCCATCAGTTCGATGGTTGGGGCGTTTCTCCTTTCACTTTGCGCGTTTGCTTTTGCGCTGTGTGGCGGCGACGCCCCCGTCGCCGCAATACCTCATTTCGCCAGTGCGACGGGGGCGTCGCCGCCACATTTTTACAATTTTACCTGGTTGCAATTCGCCGCTGGCGACGCGGGTTTGTTGAGACTGGGTTGGGTGCTCGATCCGCTCGCGGCGGTGATGCTGGTGATGGTTTCGTTCGTCGGTCTGTTGATTTTCATCTACAGCGTCGGCTACATGGCGGATGACGAGAACTACACCCGCTTCTTCTGTTTCATGTCGCTTTTCGCTGGCGCAATGCTCGGCGTCGTGTTGGCGAACAGTTTATTGCTGCTCTTCATCTGCTGGGAATTGGTCGGACTGACTTCCTATCTGCTCATCGGGTTCTGGTATCAAAAACCCAGCGCGGCGGCGGCGGGGAAGAAGGCGTTCATTACCACGCGCATTGGCGACGTGGCACTTCTGCTCGGCATGGTCTGGCTCTATCACGAATCCGGCACGTTGTTGTTTTACGATGACGGCGCGGGCTGCTTGGAAACAACTGCGCTTTCAAAACTCGTCGCGCAAAGCACTCTCGCGGGTATGGCCGTATCCACGGCGATTGGCTTGCTGATCTTCGTTGGCGCAATGGGTAAATCGGGTCAATTCCCACTGCACGTTTGGTTGCCGGACGCGATGGAAGGTCCGACACCCGTTAGTGCCCTGATTCACGCGGCGACGATGGTGGCGGCGGGCGTGTTCCTTGTGGCGCGGACGTATCCAATCTTTGAATCAACGGCGCAAGGTCTTTTGGGAGATAGCGCGCTGCCTCCAATTTCTGTCGCGCTCCAAGTCGTCACCTGGATCGGCGCGATCACGGCGTTTTTCGCCGCGACGATTGCCGTCGCGCAAAACGACATCAAACGCATCCTCGCGTACTCCACCGTTTCACAGTTGGGCTACATGATGATTGGCTTGGGCGTTGGCGGCGTGGCGGTCGGTATGTTTCACCTTATCACGCACGCGTTTTTCAAGGCACTGCTGTTCATGGGCGCGGGTTCGGTGATTCACGGCTGTCACGGCGAGCAGGACATTCGCAAGATGGGTGAAGTGCGCCGGTTCATGCCCTTGACGTTTTTCACTTACGCCGTTGGCATGATGGCCCTCGCGGGCGTGCCGTTTTTCTTTGCCGGATTTTGGAGCAAAGACGCCATCCTCCACGCGGCGCACGGTTGGTCGCTTTCTGCCGGGCCGTTTTACCTGGCCTTGGCGGGCGTGGTGTTGACGGCCTTTTACATGACGCGGCAAATGGCGTTGGTCTTTTGGGGGCAGTATCGCGGTTATCCGGCGCGCGAAGTGACGCCTTCCAAGACTCCTGAACTTGTGCGACTGCGCGCGGAGCATGAGCCGCACGAAAGTTCCGGCGCCATGACCTTGCCGCTGTTGGTTCTGGCGATCTGCGTCGTCGCATTGGGCGCGATTGGAACGCCGTGGTGGCCGTGGTTGCAATCGTTCCTCGGTGCGGATGCCGCTGAAGGTTTCACCCGCGAAGTGGCTCAACTAATGGTGGTTTCCACGCTGGCGGTTTTTGTCGGTGTCGGATTCGGCCTCGCGTTTTACGGTTACGTGCAACGTAAAACTGCCGCCGAACCGGACCTGCTGGAAAAAGCCTTGCCACTGGGCATGTATGAATGGTTCGCGAAGAAGTACGGCATTGATGAACTTTACGAATTGACGGTGATTCGCTTTAACGCCTGGGCGGCGAAGGCCTGCGCGTTTTTGGATCAATGGGTCTGGGGCGGGGTGGTCACGGGGATTAGTTATGTCGCCCTGGCGCTCTCGTGGGTGAGCCGGGCGATTGATGAGTTCGTGATCAATCTCGGATTTGATCGAAGCTGCGCTGGCTTGACGCGCGGCGGCAAGTGGATGTCGCGCTGGCAGGACGGCCAGGTGCAACATTACTTGCGAATTATTGGCGTCGGCCTGGTGGCGTTGGTGCTGTTCCTGGTTTGGGGAGGGGCGCGATGA
- a CDS encoding pilus assembly protein, protein MKGIADTGFLVAFASVNDVHHEWALSVASRVTEPLLTCESVLSEAAFNLDDSHRVLAMIRDGLVMVAFDCNDHLHHLEELARRYADQNPDFADLCLIRMSELNPDYSVITTDRRDFHIYRRNKREAIPLICPPEK, encoded by the coding sequence ATGAAGGGAATCGCCGACACCGGCTTTCTGGTTGCATTTGCCAGCGTGAACGACGTCCACCATGAATGGGCGTTGAGCGTGGCGTCCCGCGTGACCGAACCGCTGCTGACCTGTGAATCCGTGTTATCGGAAGCTGCCTTTAATCTGGACGACTCACATCGCGTGCTCGCGATGATTCGTGACGGCCTGGTAATGGTCGCATTCGACTGCAACGATCACCTGCATCACTTGGAGGAATTGGCTCGTCGCTATGCAGACCAAAATCCGGATTTTGCCGATCTCTGTTTGATTCGCATGAGTGAACTCAATCCCGATTACTCGGTAATCACCACCGACCGACGCGATTTTCACATTTATCGTCGCAACAAGCGTGAAGCGATTCCGCTGATCTGTCCGCCCGAAAAATAG
- a CDS encoding ribbon-helix-helix domain-containing protein produces the protein MSHTITVRLNKELAEWLAETSERTGVPQGRLVRDQLEKARMAGGQRPFMRWAGSIKGLPRDLSMRKGYSKGTKG, from the coding sequence ATGAGTCATACAATCACAGTTCGTCTTAACAAAGAGCTTGCCGAGTGGCTGGCGGAAACTTCCGAGCGTACAGGCGTGCCGCAGGGCAGGCTGGTGCGCGATCAGTTGGAAAAAGCACGGATGGCGGGAGGACAACGACCGTTCATGCGTTGGGCCGGTAGTATCAAGGGCCTGCCTCGCGACCTGTCCATGCGTAAAGGATACTCCAAGGGAACAAAGGGATGA
- the tnpA gene encoding IS200/IS605 family transposase: protein MAHTHTNLLFHVVFSTKERLPLLDAKLKPRLFAYMGGVIRELGGTALLINGPSDHVHLLILLLAKLGLSEAIGKLKANTSGWVHREFPERWSFAWQSGFAGFTVSHSQKQSVLDYIANQEEHHRNISFQEEFLMFLQKHQIQYDEKYLWE from the coding sequence ATGGCGCACACCCACACCAACCTATTGTTTCACGTCGTGTTCAGCACCAAGGAACGGTTGCCCCTGCTGGATGCGAAATTGAAACCGCGCCTGTTTGCCTACATGGGCGGGGTGATCCGCGAACTTGGCGGCACGGCTTTGCTTATCAATGGGCCGAGCGATCATGTCCATCTGCTGATCCTGTTGCTCGCAAAACTTGGTCTTTCGGAAGCGATCGGAAAATTGAAAGCCAACACCAGCGGCTGGGTGCATCGCGAATTTCCGGAACGATGGTCGTTTGCCTGGCAGAGCGGGTTTGCGGGGTTCACCGTCAGCCATTCACAAAAACAATCGGTGTTGGATTACATTGCGAATCAGGAGGAGCATCACCGCAACATTTCGTTTCAGGAGGAATTTCTAATGTTTCTCCAAAAGCATCAGATTCAATACGACGAAAAATATCTCTGGGAATGA
- the nuoK gene encoding NADH-quinone oxidoreductase subunit NuoK: MNPLAGYLILSALLFSIGLAGALTRRNAIIVLIGIELMLNAANLNFIAFWRFSEHPEALTGIMFAIFAIGIAAAEAAIGLALIIAIYRHYRTANVDAVGLLKG, encoded by the coding sequence ATGAACCCGCTCGCCGGCTATTTGATTTTGTCCGCGCTGCTTTTCAGCATCGGTCTGGCGGGGGCGCTCACCCGGCGCAACGCCATCATCGTGCTGATTGGCATTGAACTGATGCTCAACGCGGCGAACCTGAACTTCATTGCGTTTTGGCGCTTCAGCGAGCATCCGGAAGCGCTCACGGGCATCATGTTCGCCATCTTCGCGATTGGTATTGCCGCCGCCGAAGCCGCCATCGGCCTCGCGCTCATCATCGCGATTTATCGGCACTACCGCACCGCGAACGTGGATGCAGTGGGTTTGTTGAAGGGTTGA
- a CDS encoding NADH-quinone oxidoreductase subunit J, giving the protein MTLAFAIIAALIVSAAIATMWLRNLIHCVLAAAVTFIGLAAAYLQLEAQFVGLAQILIYVGAVAILIVFAILLTRGGEVPERSIFSVSWFWGGAIGVAVFALLVWAILHRPVAQSPLPPAPEVTVDQIGSRLMTKFVLPLEVLGLLLTAALIGAVIIAMRDEVAKTKLGDGELKVDETVAPPARLHPPAAQGEPQ; this is encoded by the coding sequence ATGACCCTTGCCTTCGCCATCATTGCCGCGCTGATCGTGAGCGCGGCTATCGCGACGATGTGGTTGCGCAATCTCATTCACTGCGTGTTGGCGGCGGCGGTGACGTTTATCGGTCTGGCGGCGGCCTATTTGCAACTGGAAGCGCAATTTGTCGGGTTGGCGCAAATTCTGATCTACGTGGGCGCGGTGGCGATTCTCATCGTGTTCGCGATTCTGCTCACGCGCGGCGGCGAGGTCCCGGAACGCTCCATTTTTTCAGTCTCCTGGTTCTGGGGCGGCGCCATTGGCGTCGCGGTCTTTGCGCTCCTGGTTTGGGCGATTCTGCACCGTCCGGTTGCGCAATCGCCGCTGCCGCCCGCGCCGGAGGTCACGGTTGATCAGATTGGAAGCCGATTGATGACGAAATTTGTGTTGCCGCTTGAGGTGCTCGGCTTGCTGCTGACGGCGGCGTTGATTGGCGCGGTGATTATTGCGATGCGTGACGAAGTCGCAAAAACGAAACTGGGTGATGGGGAATTGAAGGTGGATGAAACCGTCGCGCCGCCCGCCCGCCTCCATCCACCCGCCGCGCAAGGAGAGCCTCAATGA
- the nuoH gene encoding NADH-quinone oxidoreductase subunit NuoH, whose protein sequence is MSGLDQIFVQLKHWLLGQADGILSESGLAVVSLLLSIVPVLVIFPTLFAVMTWMERKGLGRIQNRYGPNRVGPFGWLQPAADGIKALIKEDIVPRAADRVGHLLAPVLLVMVAFTVYAVLPFGRNMVVVDLDSGLLFFFAVGAVAELAVFMAGWSSRNKYALLGAMRAVAQMISYEIPLVLATLPVVMIAGTLSLPQMVLAQSPTPGWSLDWFVFTPWGAAGFVLFLIAASAEANRCPFDLPEGESEIIAGYFIEYSGFKFALFFLAEYLSLFAISALGVTLFLGGWNAPYAAWEFIPSWLWFFLKLVAVLALFIWTRGTLPRLRQDQLMNFAWKFMLPMALINIVTAALWHWVSGAFTRWLVCGALALGSYWLLGRGLMQGRQLTKRTYRFAE, encoded by the coding sequence ATGTCCGGTTTGGATCAAATCTTCGTGCAACTCAAACACTGGCTGCTTGGTCAGGCGGACGGAATTCTGTCGGAGTCGGGGTTGGCCGTCGTTTCGCTGTTGCTTTCGATTGTTCCGGTACTCGTCATTTTTCCCACGCTCTTCGCGGTGATGACTTGGATGGAACGCAAAGGTTTGGGGCGCATTCAAAATCGCTACGGACCGAATCGCGTCGGGCCGTTCGGTTGGTTGCAACCGGCCGCCGACGGCATCAAGGCGCTGATCAAGGAAGACATTGTGCCGCGGGCGGCGGATCGCGTGGGGCATTTGCTGGCGCCGGTGCTGCTCGTCATGGTGGCTTTCACCGTCTATGCCGTGTTGCCGTTCGGACGAAACATGGTGGTGGTGGATTTGGATTCGGGGCTGTTGTTTTTCTTTGCCGTGGGCGCGGTGGCGGAACTGGCGGTGTTCATGGCGGGTTGGTCCAGTCGGAACAAGTACGCGCTGCTGGGCGCGATGCGCGCCGTGGCGCAAATGATCAGTTACGAAATTCCGCTGGTGCTGGCCACGCTCCCGGTGGTGATGATCGCCGGCACGCTCTCGCTGCCGCAGATGGTGCTGGCGCAAAGTCCGACGCCCGGTTGGTCGCTGGATTGGTTTGTGTTCACTCCGTGGGGCGCGGCGGGCTTCGTTCTGTTCCTGATTGCCGCCAGCGCGGAGGCCAATCGTTGTCCGTTCGATTTACCGGAAGGGGAATCGGAAATCATTGCCGGATATTTCATCGAGTATTCGGGATTCAAATTCGCGCTCTTTTTCCTGGCGGAATATCTGAGCTTGTTCGCCATCAGCGCTCTGGGGGTCACGCTGTTTCTCGGGGGCTGGAACGCGCCCTACGCCGCGTGGGAATTTATTCCGTCCTGGCTGTGGTTCTTTTTGAAACTGGTTGCCGTGCTCGCCTTGTTCATCTGGACGCGCGGCACGTTGCCCCGGTTGCGTCAGGATCAACTCATGAATTTTGCGTGGAAATTCATGCTCCCGATGGCGCTCATCAACATCGTGACCGCCGCGCTCTGGCATTGGGTCAGCGGCGCTTTCACGCGCTGGCTGGTGTGCGGCGCGCTGGCGCTAGGCTCGTACTGGTTATTGGGGCGCGGCCTGATGCAAGGCCGACAACTCACCAAACGCACGTACCGTTTTGCGGAATGA